In Oryza sativa Japonica Group chromosome 2, ASM3414082v1, the following are encoded in one genomic region:
- the LOC4330344 gene encoding protein OXIDATIVE STRESS 3 translates to MDAYAWCRRGGAADCEEQEEDIGSPSTSAGSSARSSGSSSELADDASSSSSSSSAERRFEMSDLMTQLPFKRGLSRFFDGKSQSFASLAAVASLEDLAKPPRKRLKPSQSCGGGLDAHRGRVLSPRRHCPKAVVAGAKKATARAALSMLAASPRRPPLAAPARPEGVAAKFLVVN, encoded by the exons ATGGACGCGTACGCGTggtgccggcgcggcggcgcggcggattgcgaggagcaggaggaggataTCGGGTCGCCGTCCACGTCGGCGGGGAGCTCGGCGCGGTCGTCGGGGTCGTCCTCGGAGCTCGCCGACGacgcgagctcctcctcctcctccagctcggcGGAGCGCCGCTTCGAGATGTCCGACCTCATGACGCAGCTCCCGTTCAA GAGGGGGTTGTCGAGGTTCTTCGACGGAAAGTCGCAGTCGTTCGCGTCGCTGGCGGCGGTCGCCTCGCTGGAGGACCTGGCGAAGCCGCCGAGGAAGCGCCTCAAGCCGTCGCAGAGCTGCGGGGGAGGCCTGGACGCGCACCGCGGGCGCGTCCTGTCGCCGCGCCGGCATTGCCCCaaggccgtcgtcgccggcgccaagAAGGCGACCGCGAGGGCCGCCCTCTCGatgctcgccgcctcgccgaggcggccgccgctggccgcgccggcgaggccggagGGGGTGGCAGCTAAGTTTCTCGTCGTTAACTAG
- the LOC4330345 gene encoding histone H4, with the protein MSGRGKGGKGLGKGGAKRHRKVLRDNIQGITKPAIRRLARRGGVKRISGLIYEETRGVLKIFLENVIRDAVTYTEHARRKTVTAMDVVYALKRQGRTLYGFGG; encoded by the coding sequence ATGTCTGGGCGCGGCAAGGGAGGCAAGGGGCTGGGCAAGGGCGGGGCGAAGCGCCACCGCAAGGTGCTCCGCGACAACATCCAGGGGATCACCAAGCCGGCGATCCGGAGGCTGGCGAGGAGGGGGGGCGTGAAGCGCATCTCCGGGCTCATCTACGAGGAGACCCGCGGCGTGCTCAAGATCTTCCTCGAGAACGTCATCCGCGACGCCGTCACCTACACGGAGCACGCCCGCCGCAAGACCGTCACCGCCATGGACGTCGTCTACGCGCTCAAGCGCCAGGGCCGCACCCTCTACGGCTTCGGCGGCTGA
- the LOC4330346 gene encoding uncharacterized protein, with product MAFAPSARRVSAVLYHYPCPDGAFAALAAHLYFSAAALPVCFFPNTVYDPIRSDALPFDEIKDVYLLDFVGPPGFVTDIAPKVESVTILDHHKTAFESLCGNPTLGENVNKVIDMQRSGATIAFDFFSNKLLTIGSSLWNHRSGNSFNGVKYLPDNKLETVHKLFKFIEDGDLWRWTIPNSKAFSSGLKDLDIEFDVNINRKLFDQLLELDPEEVISRGQATLSHKQKLIDECLEKSYEIALGCGRFGNCLAVNADAISNLRSELGNQLADKSRNLNLRSIGAVVYKVPELNNDNMLKISLRSLNEEDTTSISKEYGGGGHRNASSFLLSVTEFDRWKVGAEPCNTKM from the exons ATGGCTTTCGCGCCGTCCGCGCGGAGGGTCTCGGCCGTGCTGTACCACTACCCGTGCCCGGACGGCGCGTTCGCGGCGCTCGCCGCGCACCTCtacttctccgccgccgcgctccccgTCTGCTTCTTCCCCAACACCGTCTACGACCCCATCAG GAGTGATGCTCTTCCATTTGATGAAATCAAAGATGTTTATCTCCTAGACTTTGTCGGGCCTCCTGGTTTTGTCACTGATATTGCCCCAAAAGTCGAGAG TGTCACAATCTTGGATCATCATAAAACTGCCTTTGAAAGTTTATGCGGGAACCCCACACTCGGAGAAAATGTCAATAAGGTGATTGACATGCAACGCAGTGGAGCAACAATCGCATTTGATTTCTTTAGCAACAAACTCTTGACAATAGGTAGTAGTTTATGGAATCATAGAAGTGGCAATTCTTTTAATGGGGTGAAATATCTACCTGATAACAAGCTTGAAACCGTACACAAGCTTTTCAAGTTTATAGAGGATGGGGATCTGTGGAGATGGACCATTCCGAATAGCAAGGCCTTCAGCAGTGGCCTGAAAGATTTGGACATTGAGTTTGATGTCAATATCAACAGAAAGTTGTTTGATCAG TTACTGGAACTGGATCCTGAGGAAGTCATTTCTCGTGGACAAGCAACATTGTCACACAAGCAAAAATTAATTGATGAATGTCTGGAGAAATCCTATGAAATTGCATTAGGATGTGGCAGGTTCGGTAATTGTCTG GCTGTCAACGCTGATGCAATTTCAAATTTGAGAAGCGAACTTGGAAATCAGCTAGCTGACAAGAGTCGTAATTTAAATCTGAG AAGTATTGGCGCTGTAGTGTACAAAGTACCTGAGTTGAATAATGACAATATGCTGAAAATAAGTCTTAGAAGTTTGAACGAGGAAGACACTACTTCTATCTCTAAG GAATACGGTGGTGGGGGGCATCGGAATGCAAGCTCATTTTTGTTGAGCGTTACTGAGTTCGACAGGTGGAAGGTTGGAGCTGAACCTTGCAACACTAAAATGTAA
- the LOC136355164 gene encoding protein MAIN-LIKE 2-like: MFLINLFDAGMAYDTPALLNRGIDRNHRSFLSAVEGAQLGTFRPRTSREWLRVDPRHVPWLRAAGLLPLCRLVEAAADDRDPAKRWDADRSLLAALVDRWRPETHTFHLPCGEMAPTLQDVSYLLGLPLAGAPVGPVDGVFGWKEDITARFEQVMRLPHLGPTTTLPPYSTVGPSKAWLLQFTADLLHPDADDYSVRRSLEAYLLWLFGWVMFTSTHGHAVDFRLVHYARSIADAQPQDVPQWSWGSAVLAATYRALCEACTKTDAGAIIAGCPMLLQLWAAERFAIGRPVVDSAPYGVGRSAQWPEDGPTMGTYWCRRGRRYAHVQVRRGYPDFVFEFDRLQPSDVIWEPYTEEAVAARAPLGLSSLCTRDQAYWLTILPMVFDIFVEPHWPQRVMRQFGLRQVFPGNVQPTVPPADHSLTRRGQLAGALWAPRVQQYVDDWVLATEEVINELFPHTEENYRDYLRWYLPRTRARVTFTPDAPEPHVAAVTDAYPTHRDRDYFVAADAARDISADITAVQVRLNRGLHLTDVEQRSTFDRMQEKMRAVMRVFSCRSAVDVVPPAGPVHPRPRGPTVGAGPRLSSSAPSFGAVRPTAPVSHGPRMPSSAFAGTTGASASSAGAFATSSGAFVSSSSHGASIPRPHGFAAGIFGTGASSSHAGRTGPTSQFYDDDLHGADHQDVLGSSQLGGAPEAHTQEQPEVTPVQAGRVGRAVPPDRLTYSQGHIRAQGRRDRGKRPRQ, translated from the exons atgtttctgatcaacctatttgatgcaggtatggcgtacgacacaccggcactgttgaaccgtgggattgacaggaaccaccgctcgttcctgtcagcagtcgagggtgcacagctcggcaccttccgtccacgcacgtcgcgcgagtggttgcgtgtcgacccccgtcacgttccttg gttgcgtgcggcaggccttctaccactttgtaggcttgttgaggcggcggcggacgaccgtgacccagcgaagcggtgggatgcagaccggtcactccttgccgctcttgtagaccgctggagacctgagacgcacacgttccaccttccctgtggggagatggctccgacactgcaggacgtgtcgtacctgctcgggctaccgctggcgggagcaccagttggtcccgtcgacggtgtttttgggtggaaggaggatatcactgcgcgcttcgagcaggtgatgcgccttccacacctaggaccgaccaccacccttcctccgtactctacagtcgggcctagcaaggcttggttgctccagttcact gcggaccttctgcaccctgacgctgatgattactcggtccgacgctcccttgaggcgtacctgttgtggttgttcgggtgggtgatgttcactagcacccacgggcacgctgtggacttccggctggtccactacgcacggtccatcgcggatgctcagccacaggacgtgccgcagtggagctggggttctgccgtgctagcagccacgtaccgtgccctctgtgaggcgtgcacgaagactgacgcgggagcgatcatcgctggctgtcctatgttgcttcagctttgggcagccgagaggtttgccatagggcgaccagtggtggacagcgcaccctacggggttggtcgcagcgcgcagtggccagaggacggtcccacgatggggacttactggtgtcgacgtggg cgtcgttacgctcacgtccaggtgagacgtggttacccggacttcgtgttcgagtttgaccgtctccagccgagcgacgtcatctgggagccgtacacagaagaggccgtcgctgcgagagcaccgctaggactttcgtccttgtgcacacgcgaccaggcttactggctcaccatcctgccgatggtgttcgacattttcgttgagcctcactggccgcagcgtgtgatgagacagttcggacttaggcaggtgtttcccggcaacgtgcagccgaccgtcccccctgccgaccactc gttgactcgacggggacagctagcaggcgcactttgggctccacgtgtacagcagtacgttgacgactgggtgttagctacagaggaggtgatcaacgagctcttcccacacacggaggagaactaccgtgactaccttcgctggtaccttcctcgcactcgtgcgcgtgtgaccttcactccagacgccccagagccgcacgttgccgctgtcacggacgcgtatcccacgcaccgtgaccgagactacttcgtggcg gctgatgcggcacgggatatcagtgccgatatcaccgcagtccaggtgaggttgaacagaggtttgcacttgactgacgttgagcagaggtcgaccttcgaccggatgcaggagaagatgcgtgcggtcatgcgcgtcttctcctgtcgcagcgccgtggacgtcgtacctccagctggtccggtacacccacggcctcgcggtcctaccgtcggagcaggacctcgtttgtcttcgagcgcccctagcttcggagcagtgcgacctacagcaccggtttcgcacg gacctcgtatgccttcgagcgcgttcgcaggcacgaccggcgcttccgcgagctccgcaggggcgttcgccacctcttcagGCGCGTTCgtcagctcttcctctcacggagcgtcgatccctcgcccacacg gatttgcagccgggatcttcggtactggggcctcttcgtctcacgccggtaggactggtcctactagccagttctacgacgacgacttgcacggtgcagaccaccaggacgtactaggctcctctcagcttggaggagctccagaggcgcacactcaggagcagccagaggtcacacctgtacaggcaggacgggttggccgtgccgtacccccggaccgactcacgtactcccaggggcacattagggcgcagggtaggagggacaggggtaagaggcctcgtcagtag